The Primulina tabacum isolate GXHZ01 chromosome 1, ASM2559414v2, whole genome shotgun sequence genome contains the following window.
TgactcacacaaatttttgataaaaaaataaaatgttactcgatcaacatacagaaactgtATGAAACtattttttgtataaaaatgaACACGTAAGTCGTAACACTTGCACGCTGTGGTGGCTAATTATTAGTTTCAATAGGAAAAaagcaaatttaaattaaaattcaatgatggccatatataaatattttcaatcagtgatattattattaatatatgaactcattataacatAACATGAAATAAAAGCAGATCGACGGATTTGGCTCCTCCATCTCCCTCGGTTCCACCATCTGCTCTCAGCCgagctctctctctctctctctctctctctctctctcatcTCCCGTACTCCCACAATTCCTCAAATCAATCCTCCGAAGATCACCTATACCCTGAATCTTGGCCCAGGGTTAAAGAATTTCTTCCCCGGTTGCCTTATTTTTGATACAGAATATTGGAACATAGAGCAAGATGAGCGCGGATCTGGCAGCTGCGAGCACGCATGGAAATCTGGACGAACAGATTGCTCAGCTTATGCAGTGCAAGCCTTTGTCTGAGCCCGAGGTTTTCTTTAATcccttttaatttattaaattttctaTTTTGTTTTCGTCGTCGTCTTTTTACAGATCTGGTGCGTGTTGTAGACTTGAATATGTTGAGGGGTGGAGGATTTTTGGCTCTTCGTTCTGCACGTTTATGttgttgaaaatattatttggTTTTCAGATGTTAGATTTCGTTCTCATCGATGtgatttctttttattttaagtgAGAGAAGTCAATAGGAATTCGATTGATTTTCAATCTTTTGTCAAGAAATTTCTAGACGATATCATTAGGGTCTCCTGGGATTGACTGATGGATGCATTGGATTTTTATCTTTGAAGTTATATTTATCTGAGAAACTATggaaaaatcttgaaaattcgGATCTTGTTTTTGTAAGCTGTGGCAGTTGGAGGTGGTTTTTCAACATCATTTTTATATGCCAGAAAATTCAGATGGATTCTGAAAGTGGAATATGTGTGGAATGAGAAAGGAAATGACAGTTGTAGAATGAAAagaatgtttttatttttatttttctgccaTAAAATTTATTTGTAACATTGCTAATTATTGGTTTCTTCCCCAAACATGCCCAAGATTCGCATGAATTTCCGTTGTCCGGTCTTACTATTTGGTAACTTCTGCATTGTAGAGATTCACAGGACGTTAGAAATTTGTTGAAACTATACTTGGCCTTCTACGCATTCCTCTAAGTGGTCGATTTTTAGAAATTGGCCTCTTGCTTCTAGTGTGATTTAAATACAAAGGAATAGCAATGGCTTTATGCTTCATTTAGCTGATGAGTTGACCTTGTAATTTGATCTCTTCTTGTTTCCTTTTTCAAATTGTTGTTCCCATAATATTCATTCATAACATGAAACAGGATGTAGAATATGAGGGTACCTCATTTTTTAATTTCAGGTTAGGACCTTATGCGATAAGGCTAAAGAGATACTAATGACGGAAAGCAATGTCCAGGTATGGCAACATTTCCCTGTTTACTGCTACTATCTATATTAGTTTAGGTTATTGTTGAAACTTGAAGTATTCTTATTAGCCTGGAAGATAACAGTTTATTTTTTTACCCATTATCAACGAATTGACATAGTAAAGCCTCCTGTGTGGTTGCTAGTGTTCGTTGTGATGTACTAAGGCTGAGCTATCTAAAAGATGGTACCTTTGATTAGTATGAATTGGAACTTGACATCCACCACCTATTTGACACAAGCTGTCTCTGTGCAATATTCCATGCCTTTGTGTGATACATTATGTGGAAGGAATTGGTTTAATTGTAATTCATTCTATTAGTTCATTATTTTATAATCGAACTAAACTTATTTGAGAACAGATTCAGTAAAGAAAATAGGTTAGTTTTACAGATTGTTTGCTGCCATAAGGTCTCTGAGGGGAAAATTTTGTAATTGACTTGATGATTATTTTCCTGAGCCTACCTTTTTATTGTCTTAATCATATATAAATATTGGATACTGATGCCTCGAGAATGTCTTCTGAATGTGTTGTTAAAgctgtattttttaaaaaaattggctcTTTTTGATGTTTTCTTAGTTAATCATATTTTTTTGGTTTAGCGTTTCTGAGGTGTTTCATCATACAATCCTAATTAACATATGTATGGACACTCACGCAAGTGTCAGTGACTAATGTTCACTTGTCAGTGGATACTATGTTGATTTATTTGTTGCTCTTATGCAGCCTGTAAAAAGCCCTGTGACAATTTGTGGTGATATTCATGGACAATTTCATGATCTTGCTGAACTCTTCCGAATCGGCGGGAAGGTATTGTAGTTTTCTATGACACTTATCCTTTTGTCTTGAGCTGGTTAATAGATCTTTGGCTGAAATATCAAAGAATTGAGTGTAAGCTTGGAGATGTCTTGTATATGATAACCAGTTGAATTGGATTTTTTTTGTCACCCTGGGTCTTAGTATATTgcatttctttttaaaaatgaaagataTATTTCTTGGTATTCTGTTTATTTCTGTCTCTATAGATGTTCTTTTTACAGGTTTCTTTTTCTGATCGTGTTTCACTTGTGTTGTATTAACTGCACTTGATGATTCTGTTTGTGATGCCTGCTTTACCACATTTTTATCTAGTTGGCCACCATCAAAGACAGTGACTGTTGACAAATTAGACCAATCGTCGTGATCATTATTAAAAAAAGTCACAGGTAATAGGGAATGGTATATGTTTGTGTTTCTATGTGGGGTTTGTGGTTATGTATGCTTAAATTTGGTAACGTGCCTGTACTGTCATTTTATATGGATTATGTTGGTTCCTGTTACTCTCCTTTCACTGTGAGTCAGTCTGATTAATAAATTGGTGGGGCGTGGGTTGTTCTTGGTATGATGCTATTAACTTGTTGAGGTTATTATTCTCAACCTCTTTTACTTTACACCTCAGTTAATTGATGTGTACAGGTGCATTTTGAGTATCTAATATGGGTTAATCTACTCGTTGACAGTGCCCGGACACAAATTATCTGTTTATGGGAGATTATGTTGATCGGGGCTATTATTCGGTTGAAACTGTAACTGTAAGTTCTAGCTAAATGACTATACATTCGAAACAGAATATTGGTTGCCTAGTTTTCctttcattttgttttgaaacAGAAGTATCGAAACTTGAGAGACATTTGTCCACTTGTTTCCTGCAGCTTCTAGTAGCACTGAAAGTGCGTTATCCAGAACGGATCACAATTCTCAGAGGAAATCATGAAAGTAGACAGGTATTAATTTACGTTACTAATTCACGCTAGTTCTTCATTTAATTTTATCTGAAAGGTGTTATTTGTATGGCCTGGTTCTGATTAATTGCAAATAACTAAAGCACTACTTTTAGCTTTAAAACCGATACAATTCACTGCAGAATTGCTATTTTGTGTGTGGATAAATGTGGTGTGGTATTGCTATTTTACCATCCTCTCATTTATTCTGCCACTTCTATTGTTGAGATACATTCAAACTTTGTGACATGTAAgctaaatattttaacttaaaaCCTTTTGTATTCAAGTTGACTGTGTTTTTTACCAAGTCTTGGTATATTGAATCTAATTGGCATCTTGATGTGTTTTCATACTATTAGATTTTTTTGTGCTGAATGTTTGGTAAAACAATTATTTGTTTTTGGCAGATAACTCAAGTCTATGGGTTTTATGATGAATGCCTGCGAAAGTGAGTTCATTCTGTTCCCATATTATTTGCTTCACGCTATGTTCAAAGTTTTGTATCATGTACTACAGTACTAATGTTTAATAGTCTAAAGATATGGTGAAAAATGTTTGCTCGTAGGATTGATATGGTCTGGTTGTCACAATAATGTCCTTTTGCATGCTTACAGCTGAAATTGCGTTACATGGTCTCCAGTGAGTTGTTTTGAGTAGTTGAAAGACACTTTATAAAAACAACAGTTGTAGATGCAATTGTTTCTTCAGTTTGTCACCAGATTGTGCATTCTTAGGTAACTGAAGCAGATGCCAAGTTATGATAGAGCACCATAGAGATTTCTAAGTTTAAAGATTTTCTGGCAGAGTAGTTTGTGTGTATTTATTTTGGTGTCATATTCCTACATGTTCATTTGAATGTTTTGAATAGTTTTAAGACAAATTGATTTTTTGAAGAGGAAATTGGTAAGCTTTAAGAAATAAGATTAAGCATGTGAGAATGAGAAATGACACAAGAGGGGTAATGGATAAAGCTCTTGAATAAGTCAGTGCCTCAGAGCATGCTGCGATCCTCATCCCTCCCAGCAGCATATCGAGTTCCATGAGAACGTTACAAACTTGACCTGTACGTTTGACAAGGTTGCATCTCATTTAGAATCTTAGTTtgttaatataaaaatgaagaaaaagtaTCTGAATGACCAATTGTTTTACATTCGTACCTGTTTTTCATCTTATTTTCCTCATTTTTCATCCCATATCAATGcaaaaatattgatattttcatttggaTTAtagatatgggaatgctaatgTATGGAAGACATTCACGGATCTGTTTGACTATTTCCCTCTGACTGCCTTGGTTAGTAGATTTACTTGTCTATTTTTGTTCCTTCTATTTTTTCTGACCTGTTTATTGTTACATATGTGAAAAGCTAGTCCGTAGTCCTGCAGTTAATTTTTCCTTGTGTACCCATTGTAAATGAACGTGAACAAAATTGTAGTTATCGTATGCAGCTAGAAGTTTTGAGGCCCTTGTTAtgtattttttagaaaaaaatttggATGTATCAAGGCATTGGGCATTCAAATAGATTTGTAATCTTTGCATAGGTTGAATCAGAAATATTTTGTCTGCATGGTGGACTATCTCCCTCTATCGAAACCCTTGATAATATAAGAAACTTTGATCGTGTTCAAGAAGTACCACATGAAGGTCCAATGTGTGATTTGTTGTGGTCTGATCCTGATGATCGCTGTGGTTGGGGCATCTCCCCTCGCGGTGCTGGATACACTTTTGGCCAGGTAAATATCAACCATCGAACAACTAACCAAACATTCTTGTTTTTTATCCTATCATTTTatcaatcatgtatcaaattcTTACAGGACATATCAGAGCAATTCAATCACACCAATAATTTGAAGCTTATTGCTAGAGCTCATCAGCTAGTTATGGAGGGGTACAACTGGGCCCATGTAATCAATAAAATCATAATTCTTGAGcacatattttttaattatcttTCTGAGGACCGGATGCTTGTTATGAATTAATCTTTTAACCCCCATCGCAGGAACAAAAGGTCGTCACTATTTTTAGTGCTCCAAATTATTGTTATCGCTGCGGAAATATGGCGTCCATTTTGGAAGTTGATGAGGGCAGAGAGCACACATTTATCCAGGTTTCACTAACCcgtcttttaatttttatgccAGTCATGTTCATTGTCAAGCGTTGCGATAGTTTTTGAAGTATCTGTAATGCAATGTTATTGTCGATTGTGATTCAAGCATGATGCTTTCTGTTCCGGTGCCTGTTAGTGATCTTTAGTTGATATCAACTCACTCtgtgtttaatttatttcagTTTGAGCCAGCTCCTAGGAGAGGAGAACCTGACGTAACTCGAAGAACACCAGATTATTTCTTGTGAGGATGAAGTTACTGACACTGATGTTCGCATGAATCGATCATTTTGTGGTGCTTAGATGTCTGCTCTGGCAAGATTCGAGCTTCAAGTTAGATGAGGTGGTGCGAGTGCAAATAAGCATCTGAAATATGAAAGTCCCTCTGTCCAGTTATATTCTAACGTAGCAAGTGTGGGAAAGTTTGTTGGGGATGGTCATTTGTACGTTGGTTTGTAATTTTCTAATGTTCTGTTTCTGTCCCTTTTacacaaataattattattttatgtcttttttttatctttttataaaTGACTGACATGCAGTGGACTGTTTTGTAGAAGTGGTGAAGTTCTTGATTCATTTCATATTAGTACGTTGCAATTTGTGTGCTGTGGTATAACGAAGGATAATTCCCAAAAGGCCCAGAGTTTTGTAGATGCCATCCAAATTTCCCTTATGTGTCATTTTATAGTTTTAAAATGCGAACCATTTTTTTCTGGAGTTTTCCGAATTGGGGAAAAAATGGgtaaaaaggtgaattgttgcCGATGGTTCATAATCCATATAACACTAAGATATGAAGCTTGGAAGGTCTCAAAATTGAGATCCAATCATATCACGTCTCCATCcaactttttattttttaaagcaAACTGTTGAATCGTGTGTCCCTGAGTCTTAGATTGAAAACATTGAAGTGAAACCAAGAAGTTACATTGAAGTGAGATCAAGAAGTCCATGGGTTCATCATGTGTTTGTAGCCGTTGATCAGTGCAAAGTTCATTTTTTTTCTCCAAGAGGTACCGACCTGagtattttttcatgaatgaaaaTGATTTAACTTCGGGTAAAACTTATTAAAGAATAAGGTTTAAACGAACCTTTTTTGCCACCAAGAAAGATTTATTTCTACTAAGCTAATTCTTGGTCACAAAGATTGTTACAATAAATGAGGTAAAAATCTTCAATACGCTAAATCTTGATCTTCGAAGCAGGAGAGTTTGCAGCTTCCTTGGAGTTTGATTTGATAGCCCTGCAAGATTTCATGTGCACATGAAGCTTTTCTGGCTTGAAAGGCTTCCCACATTGCCtgccaatttttttaatacGTAAGCAATAACTAGTTTATGAAATCCTACAATCACCATCAAATCAAAGTTAGAATACAATTAGGCGTCTTGGAAATAAAGTTCTCGGTTAGCAGTTTATATGGAAAAACTCAAATGGAGAAAGCACTTACGAGCAATTTGGCCAATTTATAGGCTTGAAAGTAGCAGCACAAGGCACCCTTTGATCATTGAATTCAATCTTGTTCTTTGTTGAATCCATCACCCCATCGCAACTCTTCCTGTATTATCCAACAATTAAAACTAAACAATCACCCCGATATGTCAGATATTTGACCATATAAAATTTTTGAGATGAGCGAGGAAGTTTGTTACAGTTGGGTACTGGTAAGGGAAGAACTATAATTCATCGTCAATAAAGTCTGacatgttaaaaaaatattgctGACTTTTTTTCCGGATGAATGGTTCGACTTGAGATACCTGCCGCTCCATTGGGATTGAGTCAATTTAGGAGTCCCATAGATCCTATGAGAGCCTCCAAGCTTATCCCTTTTGCATATTTGTGATGAATCAACATTTCTTTGATCACTAGAACACACATTCAATAAAGGGTAATTTTTTTGCTTATTGATCATCACCACTGCTGAATCGTTAGTACTCAAAGCACCGCAACTCATCAAGTTCCGAAAGATGTTTGATGCACCAGTAGAGTAGGTCTTGCTTTTCGTAAAACGAGCCTCGGAGGAATTGTTGGATGAATCAGCTGGTGTGTCACTAATCTTTTCACTGATCTTAACTCTATTGCTTCTGCTCTTGTCTTTCTTGTTGATCTTGAGCTTGTAGTCGTCGGAAGTCCACAAAGTCTCCAGTGTTTCGGGTTTTTTCACTTGTTTCTTGTGTACTGCTGTGTCTGAATTCTTCTCCATTTCAAGTTTTGTACAGTCATCCGTCAATGTGGATGTCTCGGAGCCAAAGAAGAGGGGTTCTTCTTCGATTTCGGATGAAGATCTTCTTGGGACATGTGACGAAGTTTCTGATGAATGGCTTTGGTTTTCGTCTGTTTTTTGATCTTTTGCTGGTTGCTTACCTTTTTGCATTGCAGATTTTTTCTGAGTGCATGCAAAGTCTGCCAGAGTTTCACGAAAGAAACGACTCGTCAGATAGCGggataaacatatatcatagcTTTCTGTCGTTTTTTGCCTATTTTGAGTTCGAAATTTTTAGAAACTACTTGTTTAATTTCATGTCGGAATCAAATTTTAGTTGACTGATCTAAAATTAGTTCACCTCTGTTGATAATAGCGGAAGAAATCTCTGATCCTTTGACAACATATTCATTGTCTGAGATTGGAGTAACAAGATCATCATCAAATAAATCTTGCCACACATAGCCGGTCTTATATCTCCTGTCAAATTatgtcaaaaatttaaaaaaagaatAATTTCCCCTAAGAATTTGATCAAGAAAATAATAGCTGAAGAGAAAAGATTGGCCCATtcaaatgacaaaaacttgagACAAAAGTACCAAGTATACATTTATATTATGAAAGTACACACAGTACATACCTCTTGTATGACCAAGAAAAAGATTCTGGCATGTCTTTTCCACGCAAATCTCCCAGCCATCTCTTAACGTCTAATTCATAAAAACCCCAGATATCAGATACGAGCGTAATTCATTTCGAATTTCGAACAGATCCActcaaattaataaaaattgtttgcatCATTAGCACACGTACCTCGCAGCCGAACCCCATTTCTTGAAAGATGATGGATTCGAATGAGATGAGGGTGTTCGATACAGCCCTTTCGACTAAGAAAGTAGACAACATTGAGCCGCCTCGCTTCCGCCCCGATCCCTTGTGTCTCCATTAGTCTTCTGTCAAAGAAGAAATCACATGTCACATATTAAGGATGAAGAAATCACATGTCACATATTAAGGATACAACCCTCTTAACTATCATTTCAGgctaaataaattcaaaaaagtagttctcttttgttttcaaataaaagaagTTCCCAAGACAGAATTCTTGGTTATGTGCCGGCCTGCAATAACAAAAGGCGAAAGGGTGGTCGAAATAGAGACTTTTCTAGTATATTTCAACGATTAAAAAATCAATGTAACATGCATGGATTTTTGCAGGCCCCATGAAAACAAACATACTTCTGTGTTGGTAATAGAAAAGCTTGGAAACAAGAAAATTCTCACTCGGATCGAGATGATCATTGGACTGGGAGAGTAATGTCAGTTGTTTAATCGCAGAtgcgattaatttttatatattaagaTTAGATTTAGATCTGTAAAACTAAGCTATGAAAAGGGAAAACTTGGTCTCGTTCAGGAAGTTGTCTGATTTCCCGCGATATTGTTATGCGTTTTTGGCAGCTTTTGACTCTCTCTTTTGCCCGCATTAAAGAAACTTTCTTCTTGCATGCATTATTTAACAATGATccactttttttttcaaaaaaaaaaaacaatgatcCACTTTTACGTAGttatatgaataaaatattgatttttgatTGTATGATAATATAAAAAGTTCGTCACGTTTTTTAATATCTTGCGAATTTTTATGGCAAATATACAATTcttgattatgatttttttttaattctttgAATGTTTCTTTATAAATTCCATAACGAAGAGCGGGAAGCAATTGCAAATGGAGTAAGTTTCGGGgagaaaaatattgaaatagcaatattattgtaataataattatatatattgattCGATTTTATCATTGAATATACATGCATGCATAATACATTGAGCCAATTTGAAACTTAGATTAGTTTTTAATTattagtttgataattttggaCATTTTTTTTCAACTATTCAATTTGGGAGCATGggaaaaatgatatatttttcgtCACTATTTGGCAATTAGGAATAAATAATGATATCTCATGcatgaacccatcaagatccaGCCCAAACTCCCGGCCCATATCTAAGGCCCGCAGGTGAATGGCTcatgacaagcccaggtattctcctataaataccaggtttgagcgtatggTTATGGATTCAATACattattttcagcagcacccttagctgctcccccatatatcctcagtcactgacttgagcgtcggaggggctacgccaggacaccctcctggccccctttaacggtctttttcgtgatttcaggctcaggacaatttcaaaaccctgcgtctgtactagtgacacttgctgggagcagaccctaaatttcccgtgagtatcccggtcaggtcgtgggggtgtgggggcaacgcccccataattttttcagaaattaGACAATCATTCGCAAGgggcgtgcttgggcgagagcatgTTTGGGCGTCGGGGCGAGCTGGCGGATGAAGGGCGAGCAGGCGAGGGCGAGCTTGGGCGTTGGCGATGGGCGAGCTGCAGGTGGCTGGGCGATCTCGGGCTCTAGGCGAAGGGCGAGCAGGTGCGTTGAGCGACGATGGCGAGGGGCTGGCGGGCTGGGCGAGGCAGGCTGCTGTGGCGTCGAGGGGGTGGGGCGGGCCTGGCAGGGGCGAGCCTGCAGCGTTGATCGAGCGCCGAGTGTGCTGGGCCGAGACTGTTGTGGCGTCAAGGGGATGTCGAGCTTGGCACAGGCGAGGGTGAGCGCTGGGCGAGCTCAGGGGTGAGAGGATGGCGAGAGCCTGGCAGGGGCGAGCCTGCAGCGTTGGGCGAGCGCCGAGTGTGTAGGGGCGAGGCTGTTGTGGCGTCGAGGGGATGTCGAGCTTGGAAGCAGTGAGGGCGAGCGCTGTGCGAGCTCATAGGCGAGGGGATGGTGAGCTTGGCACAAGCGAGGGCGAGCTCGTGGTGAGGGGCGAGCGTGGGGTAGGGCGCGCTGTGGCGCGAGGGGCGAGCGAGGTAGGAGGCGAGCGTGGCACGACGCTCGGGCGATCGTGGCAGAGGGCGAGCTCGGGATGCTCAGGCAGGCGCGCTGGTGCGAGAAACGCTCGGCGAGCTGGCGAGGGCGAGTAGGCAgctgggcgagcgtggctgAGGTGCTCGCGCGGGCGCTGGGCGAGCATGTCACGGGCGAGGGGCGAGAGTTGCGAAGGCGCTTGGACGGGCGCTGGGCGAGCATGGCAGGGGCGAGTGTGGCGgaggcgctcgggcggacactGGCCGAGCGTGGCTCGGgggctgggcgagcgtggcggaGTCGTTTGCGCGGGCGTTGGGCGAGCACGGCAGAGGTGAGGGCTCGCGGCGTCGGGCGAGCTCACGAGCGCAGGTGTAGGGAGAAGAAGGTGGGTTGCGATGGTGGAACGTATGTGAAGTTCAGAAGAAATTATGCAGGGGAGAAGTGAAATTAAGCAGTATTGCGacttgatttgtttccaaatttctgGAGACTGATAGATGGCTGGTAGAAAATGCACAACTCACATGTTGTAAACTGAGAACAAcacaattaatcgaactttgaacatacgattcagttcgactcgggagggggagactggtgatactccagggatgaacccatcaagatccaACCCAAACTCCCGGCCCATATCTAAGGCCCGCAAGTGAATGGCCCATGACAAActcatgtattctcctataaataccaggtttgagcgtatgattATGGATTCAATACattattttcagcagcacccttagctgctcccccatatatcctcagtcactgacttgagcgtcagaggggctacgccaggacaccctcctggccccctttaacggtctttttcgtgatttcaggctcaagacaatttcaaaaccctgcgtctgtactagtgacacttgctgggagcggaccctaaatttcccgtgagtatcaaatAACATAGAAGAGAACCCCCATTATCAATGTAATCAACTTATCATGCTCGAATTCATGGGTTTTGTCGATTATTGTTTGCTTCTTTACAATATTATTCATTTGTATATCAAATTTCAGTCATAGTCAGTTTTTTTTTCTGCGATTTGAATAATTTTTCGAGATGACGCTGACGTATGTAATGTCATAGTAAAAATTAtgatgaaaaattattaaaattgtaaaaaaattaaaaaatacgaAACTAAGGTTGAAATTTTATGACATTCATGAAGATCAAAGTTGCAAAGAGTAGATTTATTTCAGTTGAAGAAATAGCAACCATatatttgctttttttttttcacttgtccacaaaataaagaaatgacaatatatataatatacacGAAGATTGGTAGCTGACCTTTTCATTATTCTTTGGTTTTGCACTGATTGAAAGCTTCTTAATTTATCCTCGTCTCGCAGCATTAGAAAACTAAAACTCTTGCCTGGTGATCAGTCGGAAGCAGGTTCAGGACAGAACGCGAGACGGCCGGAACAAAATACGGACTGGCCAATAACATTGCAATTTTGCAGCACATACGGGATTCTGGGCTAAAACCTACCCTGAAATCGTATCTTGTGCAAATAAGTTCTGGTGACCTGCTGAATCTGGTTGGGATGATCGCTTCGCAGCTGAGCCAGGAACTGGTCAACTTAATCACTTGAATCCTAAGACACATGAAGTTGTCAAGAATGTTGTCCATGATGTTGTTCCCATGTTTCCCGATCAACTTTATCATGCGGGAGCCGATGAAATCACTCCCAACTGCTGGAAAATCGATCCTTTAATTCAGTCTTTCCTCGCTAAAAATGGAACCTTGAGTCAAATTCTTGAAA
Protein-coding sequences here:
- the LOC142520053 gene encoding protein SOSEKI 1-like isoform X1; translation: METQGIGAEARRLNVVYFLSRKGCIEHPHLIRIHHLSRNGVRLRDVKRWLGDLRGKDMPESFSWSYKRRYKTGYVWQDLFDDDLVTPISDNEYVVKGSEISSAIINRDFACTQKKSAMQKGKQPAKDQKTDENQSHSSETSSHVPRRSSSEIEEEPLFFGSETSTLTDDCTKLEMEKNSDTAVHKKQVKKPETLETLWTSDDYKLKINKKDKSRSNRVKISEKISDTPADSSNNSSEARFTKSKTYSTGASNIFRNLMSCGALSTNDSAVVMINKQKNYPLLNVCSSDQRNVDSSQICKRDKLGGSHRIYGTPKLTQSQWSGRKSCDGVMDSTKNKIEFNDQRVPCAATFKPINWPNCSQCGKPFKPEKLHVHMKSCRAIKSNSKEAANSPASKIKI
- the LOC142551782 gene encoding serine/threonine-protein phosphatase PP2A-2 catalytic subunit-like; the encoded protein is MSADLAAASTHGNLDEQIAQLMQCKPLSEPEVRTLCDKAKEILMTESNVQPVKSPVTICGDIHGQFHDLAELFRIGGKCPDTNYLFMGDYVDRGYYSVETVTLLVALKVRYPERITILRGNHESRQITQVYGFYDECLRKYGNANVWKTFTDLFDYFPLTALVESEIFCLHGGLSPSIETLDNIRNFDRVQEVPHEGPMCDLLWSDPDDRCGWGISPRGAGYTFGQDISEQFNHTNNLKLIARAHQLVMEGYNWAHEQKVVTIFSAPNYCYRCGNMASILEVDEGREHTFIQFEPAPRRGEPDVTRRTPDYFL
- the LOC142520053 gene encoding protein SOSEKI 1-like isoform X2, giving the protein METQGIGAEARRLNVVYFLSRKGCIEHPHLIRIHHLSRNGVRLRDVKRWLGDLRGKDMPESFSWSYKRRYKTGYVWQDLFDDDLVTPISDNEYVVKGSEISSAIINRDFACTQKKSAMQKGKQPAKDQKTDENQSHSSETSSHVPRRSSSEIEEEPLFFGSETSTLTDDCTKLEMEKNSDTAVHKKQVKKPETLETLWTSDDYKLKINKKDKSRSNRVKISEKISDTPADSSNNSSEARFTKSKTYSTGASNIFRNLMSCGALSTNDSAVVMINKQKNYPLLNVCSSDQRNVDSSQICKRDKLGGSHRIYGTPKLTQSQWSGRKSCDGVMDSTKNKIEFNDQRVPCAATFKPINWPNCSIS